tcgTTTTTGCATTACTGTAGTGAGAACGAGTGCAatatcaaaatttaaaaaaaaagaccattttctttgtgaaagaaatattttcatgtctttCTCTTGATTCTAAGATTAAATTAGCCATGTTCTTGGTTTTGAGGGATTTAACCCAATTTGCTGTTGCCTTAGAAACCCAAATCCAATACTTTGATCTAAAGAACTTTCTGACTTTTTGATTGACTTGTACAGCAGAAAGTGGTTCTCATGAGAACAGGTCTTTGTTTAATGTGAAGTGCCGCAAAGAACCTTTTATTGCTAACAGTAGAATGTTCCATCTGCGTAAATAAAGGTTACGATTACTTGCCCGTAAATGTGTTCAAGGataatacatgcatatgttAGCTGTTGAGAAGGACTAAACCTGGAATTGCTTTCCAAAAGACAATGCATCTGGAGTATCGTTGTCTAAAAGAATGTAAACATGAACGTGACCATGAGAAAAATGTACGTTTCAGGTCTTTGAGGGACGACACCTTTGGGGAAAACTTTTAAAGCTATACTTGCCCTTGGAACTGGATAGCCTATTCCTATTTTAAACGTAAATATCAGGGTGTAAATTGTCTCGAGGACAGGAGAAGTTTGGATTTGATCAGACATGCTTTGGCGAGGCTTTAAGGTCAAATTCAGGCGCTTGATATTGTGTGCATATACGTTTCAAGTGACAGTGTTGTTTTAGGTAATAGTCTAGGAGACTTTTGGTCGAGAAGCATTTCTCTACATGTATACCTCTAATTCATATTTCTGACTAGCGTAATCCCAGGAAGTGGGTGCGGTCGAACAAGATTCATTGCATGTACATTCttctaagaaaacaaacaaaaaagaaacaaagaaagaaatgaggTAGTTTTCACAGCTGCGTTGCACTTCATACTTCAGTATTCAGATTTGTAACAAAAGCGAGCAGCGTACAGTTGTCGCTGTAGCCCTCTAccgttaaaatatatatatatcttcggTTAAATACTACTATATCTGTACTTGTTCTTCTGCAGAAGTTTCCAGTGGAAGGCGAATAGAGTCTCTCGCCAGCTTTTGGTCCCATCGAATTAAACCAGCGATCCACCTTTGGTTAAAGTCCAGTGCCCTGTGCTAATCAAAAGTGCCAGTAACCACTGAAAAGGCAGAAACAGAACTTTTTCCCATAGTTGCCAAGGCTTTAGACAATTCAGGCcttgtcttttgtgttttgcgTATCGCTTTCAATCTTTCCATGGTGGCATTATGGGTCCCTCTCGGCATCTTTTTCAGAATTGCAATTTGCCCTGCGTTCTCGAATAGTTCCATGCTTTCTGCGTGTCACATGGTCGCCCTTTCCAAAGTTCCTATGGTTACCACGGAATGTTGAAACGTCCTCTGTTGCCATAGTAATGTATAGACATTTTCCCTAAGGTTTCCCCAGTTAGGGGAATGTCATACGCAACCGCACGCTCTCGCAGAGACGTTCTGGATGGTGTAGAACCTGTGCTTGTTGtcaaagaaagacattttcttCTCGAACTTCGTAGGGCGACAACACGGGCCGTAGCGCGCCTTTTCCTTTTCCCCGTTGTCCCGTCGTCGGCCGCCTTTCTCACTGGAGCCGTTATTTAACTGCATGCGCTCCATTACAAAGTCATAGTTGCGTCGTTCGTGGATGCACTTTCCGCTGCAGTACCTGAAGCGCACCGTCTCGTCGCTCTCGTACCCGAGCCCGAGCTCGCTCACCGTGAGCTCGATCTCGTGTAAGGAGCACGGCTTGGGGCCCTTCCGCGCTCGTTTGGTTCTCCGTCCCGTCTCGGCTCTGATCCTCCTCTCCTTGCGGTCCACCAGGGTCCCGATCACCTTCCTCAACTCGCCCTCGGTGAAGCTTTGGAAGAGGTACGAGACTGgaggaagaaaaacacaagagGAGAAAGTTAATGCTTGGCGGTTGCTCTTTCACAATTCAGGAGACTTAACTGAGTTCTAGGCCAGAAACCTGCTGGAAAGTATGCAAATGTGTATGCTTTCCAAACGTTTTACTAATGTGCCATTAAACATACTTAATGTGCATTTGTGTTACTGTACCGGTAACAAAACCACACTTCTCAAAGAGCGATTGAATGTCATTAAACCAAAGCCAGGCTAATTTAGCGTGGGTTCCCTCCAGAGTTTCTGTGGTTTTGGTTTTGGATTTATGATTAAAAGTAAGGTCCATTGTTAATGTTACTTTAGCATCTCATTCTACAACATAAATTATGCGCAATCAGGCTTCAGATGTGAATTTTGAAGCAACTTAAATTGCGGTGTATTTCACATAATACATTGAATTACATTCTTATTTGAGGACTGATTTTACTTGAGACAAAAACATGGGAAAAGCAACTCTAATGCTAAAAATCTTCAGGATTTTGTGTAAAAGCTCAACAGATTTTCCCATTAGGATTTTCTCTGCCGCGATGGTAGTTGATCTGAACGGCTCGCTAATACAGCGATTCTTATGGGAACGAGTTACTTGCATTACGTTACGCATCTATGCCTTCACATGCGTTTCAGACCTTAGCGATGTTTGCTTTAAGTATCAATTTTGTGTCGCATGTTTTCCTTAGAAGTAAAACTAGATATAAACGCAACAATTGTTGAAATGCAGTAAGAAAATGGACCTTATGGAGGGTGGAAAGCGTGTTTAAtttgacaaaagaaaacaaggcTAAAGTTGGGTTTAAACGTGCAGTTCGTTCTATAGGTTTATTGGACCAGCACGAGTGTTTGAAGTCAGCACCGACACAGAAAATGGCATATACACTGATTTTGCACATCCATTTCAAAGTCTTGCGAACTCCATTGTGTTCTATATTGTTTCAATTCTGCTGATTGGCCACATGGCCACAAAGGTAATGTTGATAATCTAGCTGGCGAACACGCATatggttaaatataaaatgaaagcttTCAGTAAGAATGTGTTAAAACATTGTATATCATTACTCTCCAGCAAAAGCGTGGTTTTGAATTTATAGTGTTAACTGCTGTCcaggaaaaaaactatattgtcGAGCCctggattttatatttttgtacttttttcttttcgttttcATCTGTgtctaattagatttttatggCGTCTACCTTCACTGTGGTCTCCAGAACTATAAAATTAATGTGGATAGGCAGTATGTTTGGGCTTTAGACATTTGAAATATTCAATATGAGGTATCTGACTTTGATTGAGACTTCAGCGTCTTGGCAAGCGCAAGTCTGAAACTCTAAAGGCGACATGCGGAGTTACTTTCTGGAGACGTATCTGAAAAGTGGGAAATTTCCATGTGCGCTTCATTTAATTTCGTCTGGGTTAAGGCGGTGTAAGTAAATGCAATTGCAAAAATTAGTGAATGTAAACGTACCTAATACATTATGATGGAAGTGAATGCACGTGTCAAATTCCTGGGGCTTAACCTGCACATTCTGTTAAGGATACAATCGCTCACTTTAAACCGTTGTAATGATCAGAGTTGTAAAGCAGGATTATGTCCATCTTTAAGATGGCTTTGGAGCATTTTTGCACTGACCTATTGCTACTCCAACCCTGGCCCTGCAGTGTCGGATAGTGTACAatttgtgcacattttttttttttctaatcagaAACACACCGTTTCGGTTTATTAGAGACACCAAGTTGAATGTCAGCTAAGGGAGATATCCAAAATGTGCACCAGGTCGAGAAACGCCGCTCCATATGTAAGATGAGAATAGGTCTGCTTTTCTTTGCAGTATTTACGAGTCAGTCCGGGTGTGTTTTTAGAAAATTGCTTTTTGCGTGAAAGCACATGCTGTTCGTGCAGATGTTTAAGCATAGTGTAGGAAGGGGTTGAGGAAAAGGTGCGAAAAATTGTTGACGATGAACTAAATTTGGTTAAAACTAAACTTTCAGCACATCAACAAAACGTCCCCCGCAGCTTATGAGGTCAAGGCAAGATACCAAAGGTGTCAGCTGTGAGATATTTTAGACTAATGGAAAATTTATAAGTAAGCCTTATGTATTTCTCTCTACTTCTGTAGCACTCAGCTACTTAGTTTCATTTCTATCTATATTCTCAGGTCTCTGTTCATATATATACGTTGCACTGATTTTATCCAACACCGTTTCACTAAAAAACGTCTTTTGACAGTGTTTCCCAGAATCTCCAGAGTTTTGAAACGGTGGAAATGAGAGCATGTCTTTTTGCACCCTTTCAGAAAACTTTCATGCCAGAGAATATTTGGGATCCATCAAGTGGACAAGTGGGACACTACGTGACGTTTCTTTTGTAAACACAAGTGTGTCCaaagtattatatttttgtaaataggTTTATATAACCTGTACTCATGCACATTATGCTTATACGTACACCTCTCTTTTACGGCACTACATGTCTGTCTTTATGGAGCACTGTGGTTCTGTGAGGCacaacatttcaacatttctcCACAGAATGACAATAAAGCTTGTTTGAACTTGAATTACATCTACTAGCTGAACGTTCTACTCTGTTCACCTGGGCGGTCTTGTCTTAAATATCAAGCGAGCTGACAGACGCCGCTTGTGTGGTACATGTGAGCCCGATGTTAAATGAGGAGATATGTGAGGCGAGCAGCGCTGCAGTATAAACACGACGGCGACTGTAGAAAGACATATTAAATCCTTCCTTCACATCTGCGTCAACGCGACCTAATCCACTCTGGCGCTGGCGCTaaggaaaaaccaaaaaaaagctttctcttacATTCTGAGAGAAGCGAGCCCATGTCCTCGGTGGCTCTGGACGTTCGGCGCGGGGCTGGCTTCCTCGCTGAGGTCGACGAGAGCGAAGACGAGGATGATGGTGACGGTTCAAGCGCTGTGGAAGGGTCTGGTGAAATCCCTAAGGCCTTTGGGTAGGAAGACCCAACAGGTGACGCGGTTTTCATAAGCAGGAGGAAAAACGAGGCACCGAGCAGGATGAAGGCGAGGGTGACCTCTTTCCATACCCTCATCTTAGAGCAGCGTGGAGCATTGAAACTCTGAAAAACACATGTCAAAACAATCCCGTTAGACGGCTCGTCGGTGTTTGGTTAAGCTCAGGGCCGGCTTGCCGAGATTGTTATCTGTCTTTCGAAATATGTGGCTGTCTTCCTATTTATCGAAAGCTTTCGGTGAACTGTGAAAACCGTTCCTGAGGAATGGCGGAAAAATGCACGGCCTTAAATGAATGGTGTGCGCAAAAATGACAGTTTGTCATCTTGTCGTATCCAAGCTTTTCCATGCAACAAAAGCGGATGATTTACGCTTCTTAAAAGAACTAACAGCGGTATAAAAATGCGGCCCGTCGTGCACATATCACTTGTGTGCTGCATTTCTAGTCATAAGATAAGTAATGTTAAGAACACACTGAAATTTAACAGGATGAGTGTATTTTTTATGGGTCTGAATTGGACGTTCAATAGCGTGTGCTGATTTTCCTGTGGAAgcatatttcagtttgaaatgcaatatttaaaatggcaatgcatttctttaaattgacatttttccATCATGTGCAAAGTGTATTGCAACAATGTATACGGTATATTAcgttcagatatatatatatatatatatatatatatatatgtatatatatatatatatatatatatatatatatatatatatatatatatatatatatatatctatatatatatatatatgtgtatatatatatatatatatatatatatatatatatatatatatatatatatatcgaatataaaaaaaaaaagtgtttcaataACACTATTTCCGACTTTTTCtatgtgcattattaaaattccTTCATACACACTTCTTCAAAATGCCCAAGAGATTTTATTGTAGAATTTCACTGGGCATAACTCTTTCTGTCCTGGTTTCGTTCCCTGACGTGATGAAAGTTGCAAAGCGAAAGCGAAAATTTCATGCGAGTTTATTGCATTCTAACAggaaagagttttattttatacacatCAACACTTCTTTTAAAGAACACTCCTTTCTCACATGATGCACTGAAGCAATCCAATAATCCAATGTTGATCCATCCATATAAACCAGATTCAGCAGCACCACTGTTATGGACACACGTCACACGTAAGAAGGTATATTTCGGGGAACATTCCCACAGatgggatgttttttttagagAGTTTTTCGTGCACTAAGAGGAAAAGTtatcagaaaaacacacacacacacacacacaccagcctgTAAATGTGAAGGAATGGTCAGTGCAGTAATATATTGTGCCATTCACTTCCTGAATGTGTTGAACTTTTCATGTTAACTCTGaagaatttttaataatgcacgtagaaaaagtagaaaataaaataggtgttattgcattttttttttttttttttttttaactgctggAAATggcaaatgtaaataataatattttcatttttctttctcaacCAAACTGTGggataatgaaaaatgtaaatttaaataagaaatgcatTGCCATTGTGAATATTGCATTTCAGATAGAATTTTGGCGCACACACGTTTCCATCATTTTCCTTCCCTTTGCAGTAATCTTCAATTGAGTATTTAAAGTTGGcaaatctaattttaatattaatgtaatctTTTATACTGTGCATTATTATGTTGTGATGATGTCTAAAGTCACGAtactatttaacatttttgtttgatttttgatttagaatgtgtataaatattcatctaaaaatgatacatttatttatttttttttatctgtacaTAAAAACTTTCATTCAGGAAATGCTAGCAAATGCCAGAAATACCaaactgaatgacattttgaagtatgaatgtgtgtatatatatatttttaatttgctttcagCAGCATACTTGGCATACAaggtgtgttgttgttttttttaataagcctTAAGTATGCTATAATAAAACCTACCGTCTGTGTTGATAGGTTAGTTATTATCATGAATAGAATGAGGTTGGCTCTTTCAGGTCATGATCTTTTCTATGAACTGTCTCCTTTCCCCAATTGAGTCCTCATCTTCAGGAAGGTGTGTCCTTCATAACATCCACCTGGGTGGAGACCCGACATTATTGTACCCAAGCAAGCCCAAACAATTAGTCCTACATTTCCCGAGGGGGAATCTTTTGTTTGCAGAGATGATCCATTCAATGCGAGCAGATCCATGACACTAAACAGACCTCCAGTTGAAATTACCTGCACggtttgaaatggaaaaaatggaAGGATTCTATTGGCATTTAGAATTCCAAGAAGAACCTTTTAACGTCCATGCGTTCTTTTCGTTCCGCAAAAGTttcgatttttaaaataatcttctCGCTACGAATAACTGAAAGGTTGTTTGGGGAACCGAAAGTGGTTATTCTATGCAAAAACGCCAATTATTTATAGAGCGTATGGTAAAGGGCGCATTCTCTCCACCAAAATATTGAATAACCAAATACGCTCTGGGTGGTGTGGCTGATGGGCGTTGAAGTTTTCGGGAAGTCTAAAGTGCTTTCTTCAAACCTTCTATGTGGGCCTGCTGGTATAACATCCCCTGCCAGATCCAAACgttgtcttttgtttgtttagctaAATACAGGTCTATGGAGCATACATCTCCGTCTTGCatgtacacacatatttttctttcatcctctCAAAAGACTGCATTCTTCCCTTCTGAGGAATCTCTTTCCAACGCTGTGTTGTTTTTGccgtgtattttttattttttttgccgagaagtctttgttttcattGCTATCGCTAGGTAGGTTTTCTCCAGAGTAGGAGAGGACGGTGGAAAGCTCTTCCCCAGATGAGGAAACGGCAGATGAGTAACATTTAAGGACAAATCCAGACAGTATATGCTGGAAGCGTTTCGCCAGACTGACAGTATGCATGCTGGTCTTATGGGTCAACGTGGGTCGGGCTGCCTGTTCATGTTGGTCTAGAGATGCTCCAACCGGTGCTCGCTTGCTAACGTTGGCCCGTGGTGCTTTAACgctatttgttgtatttttgtgcattgaAATGTAGACATAAGTGAATTTCTTTTTcacctgtaaatattttaatgcacttaGTCGGCAATAATGCAGCAGTTACTTTTAGCCCACATCACTCAGTAAAGTCAGATTTTTGGCCCTTATCTAAAGCCTTAATGGGTTGCCTGAAGGTAAATTAGGTAAATTGCAGAGGCTCAAAATGTCCCGATAGATAgacgaatggatggatggacgtaTGGATAGATTTTTATGTTCGTATTTTTAAAGGAGTGGCTCACGTCTGGTTTGCGCCCCGAAAAAATATGCACaatgattgttattttttttcaaggcGGTTTTTCATTGTGacccttttaataaaaaattaaacgcaTTTTCCCCCGTATTTAATAGTTGAAATTCTAAATCTTTCCTAGTTTTCACTTATTTCGCACACAGTCTAAGCACTTTTGGTGGAAGAATGCGATTACTTGTCAGAAATGTCACAATGCCAAAAATGAGATATattctcataaaaatatatatatattctcacatattctaaataaaaaaaataaaaaaaaatataaaaaaaaaatatatatataataatattatttatttatttttgatgatgaAAACAGGTATGTGATATTTAAGCTGATACGGTTTACCATGTGGCATAGAAAGTGCTTAATGCCTGTCTAAATAAGAGTAagtttttaataagaaaattaatgtcccttttttttttttttttttcttgtctggAAACCAGTGCCTTGACGATCTTCTCATGCTGTTGGAAAGCACGCCGTCATTTCTGTTGCGTTCTGGTTCTCTTTATCTCGTTCGCTGTGTGTTTTGGAAGCGACGTTATCGCTCTCGTCACTTTCTTTACTCGTCCCAATATAGACTTGGCACGTCTAAACGCTCAAAACGTCCGACGGACGATAACGAATAGGCAATCGTTATGTAATCGAATGTCATGAAAGCACGTCCTGGTCCCGTTTCTCCCCGAACTCTCACGAAAACAGTcaatgctataaaaaaatatatttatggtgcTTTAAATAGGCTTCAATCGAAATGTCGGGTGGATGAATTACGACCTGCATACCTTTCCTATTTGGTTTCACGggatttgtgtattttgaaatCCAGGGTAATCCGGGCGGCAAAATGTCTTACAGAACACTTTTGTACCAATAAACTTCCTCCAGATTCGTATTACCGCTAACGATTATTCGCCTTTCAGCTTTAATCGGCCTTTAGTTGCCGTACAAATAATCAAACAGCAATTTGAGTTTTCAGAGATGGCCGTTTGATGAATTGGCCTGTTGAGGTGAATCGTTACCATCGGTGGAGTCCTGCtaattaactttatttacaCAGACCGTTATGAACGCATTGGACGATTGCGTTCGAGACCTGCTCGGTGCTGATTATCGAGTCCGACGCTAACTGCAGCGTGTTTGATGGATTATTTTCTGATGTCGTTGTTACCTCATCGTCTATTTTAAACGGCCGCGATATGACGCTCGTTTCAGAGGCCGCATGCAGCGTCGTTTGTTTAAGTCACTAAATAAGCAGCGCTCTCTGTGTAAATGATGGCGGGCTTTTTAGCTAATATTAATTTCGGGCTGAAACTTTTGCTTGTTCAGCAGGTACTTCCATCCTGAAATAAAGGCAGTTTATCGTAAAAGATGCCAACAATGTCGCAATTcagaatttttaaacaaaaacggTAAACTTATTCCGGTTCGTATTTTctacatgcatgcaaaaaaaacggACCAAAAATGTTGATACTTCATACATTGATGAATTTCATACATTGTTGATActtcatacatgcatacatacatcaTATAAAACTATTCTGGATTtactttaaaacagttttcactAAATAGCAAGTAAGcgtcatgcatatttaaaaagaaacgcATTGAATTAAGTACGGTATTGCTGTAAAATAATTCAGTACTAGCAAGACGCAAATCACGTGAAGCCTAAACCccgaaatgcattaaaaaaaaagctttttcccTGGAAGAGAGTGAATGTCTTTTTCTTGTTATCCGTCACAACATCGGGAAGCTTCTCATCTTATCTCTTATCTGTAGCTGGCAAAGACACACGGTTTAGCGAGAATTCACATGCACAAGAATATCACACTTTACAGTTTCTGAGAAGCGTGTCTGTGTGATCTGATGAATTATGTTGCCGCGGCGATGTGATATAATCAGACTGATTAGGATACACCAGAACTAACATTTGTCCTTCGCTGATATTGATGCCTGTCCTGTCAGCCTCATGCTTAAGAGATACTAACATGCGTTGCATAATGGTGTCATACAGGAAAgggaaaaatacaattaaaatattagaagttaaaataacttttacatgtgaatgtaaaatgtaattttaacagtgatataaagctgaattttcagcatcattaatctaGTCTTCAGCGTCTCGTGATCTTTCAgagatttgctgctcaagaagcatttatgattattatcaatgctgaaaacatttgttttgcttttattttgcattttcttttgcatagaaagtttaaaaattattattttgtaacattataaacatcattactgtttttttttttttattattttatattatttttttttttagagtcgATTCAATGCATTCTTGTTGAATAAATCTATCAAAAAgacctttattaaaaataaaaataacccacACACCTTTGATCCATAATGCAATGCCTCATTATTCAACTTCGGCTCATCCAATCAGATTATAGATTCAAAACagtcttttaaatgatttgactCTTCTTTTAAACTAACGTTTTTCACGATGTGAAGCTGTTTTGCATCCATATCCCAATTTATATcgttcatttgtaaataatctaaaaataaaacggttatatatttaattcactgTGTTATACAGAAATAGCCATCGCCAGAAggttatttaatacataaaccgTTATGTGTAGTGATAGTGATTTATATAGTTAATGTGATATATAACGCATGCTGTGATATGAGGTTTTGCtcgtagcacacacacacacacacacacacacacacacacacacactccgttGTCATTTTTCACACACCCAGCTGTAATTTATACCTCCACGTTTTCTACTGGTAATTGCAAATGATTTGAAAACACAAAGTGTGACAAACTACCTGTTTCCTGAACAAGTTTCTGGAAAGGTTCTCATGTTCAGATTGAAGTTGAAGTGAGAAACTTTCCAGAACTCCTGGTAGTTTGTCACTCACGCTTCATTTCCTGCAAATGTACCGAAACCCGAATTCTCGCTATCTAAAACATATTTGGTGACATCTTTTGAACCTCCATCGTTTTTCCGCTGTTATTTTGGATCTGTTTTTGAAGCTTTTTCATAAGTTGGGACACGCTTCTTTAAAGTTATGAACCGCATAGTTATGTTAATATAGTTAAATGTTAACACAAAAGGTTTAATTTAAACATCAATTAAATAAAGTGGTGTTTTTGGgtggttttttttacatttttttacatttgtttacttttttttttttttttttttagttttttttttttttttttttttttacatgcaaacaCCTAATGttgtgttaattaaaatgataaccaaaattattaaaatgattaaaatgactaGAATTAAAAAACTGAACAAGTTCCAGGAACACTttcataatatttacaaaatggaACATTAATGATTTACTAACAAttttaaaacgttaaaaaagtatgtttagaAATTAgttttagaaattattattttatatatatatatatatatatatatatatatatatatatatatatatatatatatatatatatatatatatatatatatatatatatatatatatatatatataagatttttttttttttttttattgtttaaatttacaGGAAGATCTGATATACCGGAAATTATTTGGTGTATAACCGTTTCAGTCAAAAACAGTAACAGCAGAAAAACtgtaacagtattttattttaaaatgcactccAATAACGCACTTTTTTtctagttctttttttttttaatacagaaagTAGATCAGGTTTGTCCAGGCCTTTCCTGtgattaattttacagtaatcaAATGTTTCCCACTTTCCGTCCCGTCACTCGCATATATCGAATAATTGCTAAAGCTAAACTTTCCAGTTGTGTCAGAGCCGTAATCTGCAGGCGGAAAGGCGAAGCCGTTTAATACTTGATCAACACCTACTTCACGCTCCTCATTGAAAAGCAGAGGCGCGTAAGGCTTTGGTCACTTCAGCGGTTTGGGTGAAGGCCCCGGGTCCAGCACAGGGCAGATCGGTGGCGGCTGGCCGGCAGAAGGGGGGCAGGAACACACTCCAAAGATCAGGCTGGGATTAGCACTAATGCGGCCTGCTTTATCTAGCGTCACGTGGGCTAACACCTGGGATTGGCTCGCGGGGTGTGGAAGCAGCCGGCCAGGCTAATCTCACTGTCGCCTCATCCGTgggattcacacacacacacacacacacacacacacacacacacacacacacacacacacacacagagactctgTAAACTTAATGACTTTGGATTTACTCTGAAATACATGTCTTTGTagcagtgctgtcaaacgattaatcaaaacgattaatcaaatatatatatataaatatatatatatatatatatatatatatatatatatatatatatatatatatacacacacagagtacagtgcacgcatatattatgtaaaaaaagtgtttattttggaatgcgattaattgtttgacagcaccgATTATAGTATTTTGTTACTttattactgtgtttatttctttggttGCTATATTTTTAGGTCCATACTAAAATCCTAACCAGGgacaaataaacagtaaaattcataacataaaaatataatcatttatataataatttagtgtgtatatatatatatatatatgtatatatatatatatatatatatatatatatatatatatattattatttattcatatgtaaaaatatttattttagaatattttatttataaagtttattaaagtatgtttaagtcataaagtttattaaagtatgtttttcctattttctacttaataatttcacatttgattcaatgtgttacttgggtttttctgtaattatttgtgaaatgtattgaaagtaatttcaaaatatattgtctgtgcatatttaacttttgttttcacttcttttcttaacttttgttttgtcgAAATCTATTTTCCTT
This window of the Puntigrus tetrazona isolate hp1 unplaced genomic scaffold, ASM1883169v1 S000000846, whole genome shotgun sequence genome carries:
- the LOC122335658 gene encoding neurturin; its protein translation is MRVWKEVTLAFILLGASFFLLLMKTASPVGSSYPKALGISPDPSTALEPSPSSSSSLSSTSARKPAPRRTSRATEDMGSLLSEFSYLFQSFTEGELRKVIGTLVDRKERRIRAETGRRTKRARKGPKPCSLHEIELTVSELGLGYESDETVRFRYCSGKCIHERRNYDFVMERMQLNNGSSEKGGRRRDNGEKEKARYGPCCRPTKFEKKMSFFDNKHRFYTIQNVSARACGCV